Proteins co-encoded in one Kutzneria chonburiensis genomic window:
- a CDS encoding 2Fe-2S iron-sulfur cluster-binding protein: MTVVDIGLPRRLVEFTLDGSPVTVPEGSTILSACKDMPTLCYGDTLEPANACRVCMVEVEGSRTLVPSCSRKVEPGMVVHTDTERTRHSRRLVLELLGSATDLSTTPQVADWMADVGADPARFGPDAATVAQPALVDNSLYVRDYSKCIMCYKCVDACGDQWQNTFAIAVAGRGFDSHISTEFSAPLPDSACVYCGNCIEVCPTGALSFRREFDKRADGTWDESAQTATTTVCTFCGVGCNLTLHVQDNEIVKVTSPHDSSVTHGNLCIKGRFGWQHVQNT, translated from the coding sequence GTGACTGTTGTCGACATCGGACTGCCGCGCCGTCTGGTCGAGTTCACTTTGGACGGTTCACCCGTCACGGTGCCGGAGGGCTCGACCATTCTCAGCGCGTGCAAGGACATGCCCACGCTGTGCTACGGCGACACCTTGGAGCCGGCCAACGCCTGCCGGGTGTGCATGGTCGAGGTCGAGGGCTCGCGAACGCTGGTGCCGTCCTGTTCCCGCAAGGTCGAGCCCGGCATGGTCGTGCACACGGACACCGAACGCACCCGCCACAGCCGTCGGCTGGTGCTCGAACTTCTTGGCTCGGCAACGGATTTGTCCACCACGCCCCAGGTGGCCGACTGGATGGCCGACGTCGGCGCCGATCCCGCGCGCTTCGGCCCCGACGCCGCCACCGTCGCCCAGCCCGCACTGGTGGACAATTCCCTCTACGTGCGCGACTACTCGAAGTGCATCATGTGCTACAAGTGCGTCGACGCCTGCGGTGACCAGTGGCAGAACACGTTCGCCATCGCCGTCGCCGGGCGGGGCTTCGACTCGCACATCTCCACCGAGTTCTCCGCCCCGCTGCCCGACTCCGCCTGTGTGTACTGCGGCAACTGCATCGAGGTCTGCCCGACCGGTGCCCTCAGCTTCCGCCGTGAGTTCGACAAACGGGCCGACGGCACCTGGGACGAGTCGGCCCAGACCGCCACCACGACCGTCTGCACGTTCTGCGGTGTCGGCTGCAACCTCACGCTTCACGTGCAGGACAACGAGATCGTCAAGGTCACCTCGCCGCACGACAGCTCGGTGACCCACGGCAACCTCTGCATCAAGGGCCGTTTCGGCTGGCAGCACGTGCAGAACACCTAG
- a CDS encoding NAD(P)H-dependent oxidoreductase subunit E: MDLRFLEAAPSTVEQNAVDAALEGTDCGRDQLLPALHAANDAVGWISEGALNHICRRLSVPPAEAYGVATFYSLFAMEERPRKVVHVCVDLACKVNGAEALAAAQTDYVVRSPCLGVCERAPAALAVEAGAGSEYLMPELPLPQQGILVYGCCAGSARSTPPASTTTAPPAGMRHCATLSCSGRRA, translated from the coding sequence ATGGACCTGCGCTTCCTGGAGGCAGCTCCGTCCACAGTGGAGCAGAACGCCGTCGATGCCGCGTTGGAGGGCACCGATTGTGGACGTGACCAGCTGCTGCCGGCTTTGCACGCGGCCAACGACGCCGTCGGGTGGATCAGCGAAGGCGCGCTGAACCACATCTGCCGTCGGCTGTCCGTGCCGCCGGCCGAGGCGTACGGCGTGGCCACCTTCTACTCGCTGTTCGCGATGGAGGAGCGGCCGCGCAAGGTGGTGCACGTCTGCGTGGACCTGGCCTGCAAGGTCAACGGCGCCGAGGCGCTGGCCGCCGCGCAGACCGATTACGTCGTTCGCAGCCCGTGCCTGGGGGTCTGCGAACGCGCGCCGGCGGCGCTGGCCGTCGAGGCCGGAGCGGGGTCCGAGTACCTGATGCCGGAGCTTCCGTTGCCGCAGCAGGGGATCCTGGTTTACGGCTGCTGCGCCGGGTCGGCACGGTCGACCCCGCCAGCCTCGACGACTACCGCGCCGCCGGCGGGTATGCGGCACTGCGCAACGCTTTCCTGCTCGGGCCGCAGGGCGTGA
- a CDS encoding molybdopterin oxidoreductase family protein, which produces MGRRKREPYVRLTQPLVRDAGVLRPASWDEALDRAAEGFRRNIEAGGPNAFGMFSCARATNEMNYVAQKFTRAVIGTNNVDSCNRTCHAPSVAGLAKVFDSGGGTSSYQEIEDADLIVLWGSNAREAHPIFFQHVLKAVNKGAKLYVVDPRLTSTAKWAHKWLRLNVGTDIPLANAIAREIIHSGLANKSFIERGTEGFEEFAASVEEWTLPVAELETGVPAELIRELAHAYARADRAQMSWTLGITEHHNGTDNVLSLINLSLLAGQVGRYGAGLNPLRGQNNVQGGGDMGAIPDRLPGFQDIEDAAVRASFDAAWGSQLQPRKGWNLTQMLEAMERGDMTTVYIIGENPVQSEADCEHTVKRLSNLDHVVVQDIFLTKTAQLAHVVLPASAAWCETDGTFTNSERRVQRVRKAVDAPDGARDDIELLCELARRLGHDWHYDGAEQVWDEMRALSPMHRGMSYARLADLGGIQWPCPDEDSLEPSFLHARLWETDPVKRGRPAPFSVLRHSPPVDELSAEFPLRLTTGRRLDSYNTGVQSGGFESPLRRGETLDLCPQDALDLGVVADEMVQVSSRRGAIVAPVRIDEGLSPGLVFMTFHFPDEINTNVITIEATDPVAGTAEYKAAAVRVDKLVNH; this is translated from the coding sequence ATGGGCCGGAGGAAGCGGGAACCCTACGTCCGACTCACCCAGCCGCTGGTCCGCGACGCGGGCGTGTTGCGGCCGGCGAGTTGGGACGAGGCGCTGGATCGAGCCGCGGAGGGGTTCCGGCGCAACATCGAGGCCGGTGGGCCCAACGCGTTCGGCATGTTCTCCTGCGCGCGGGCCACCAACGAGATGAACTACGTGGCCCAGAAGTTCACCCGCGCGGTCATCGGCACCAACAACGTCGACTCCTGCAACCGCACCTGCCACGCCCCCAGCGTCGCGGGCCTGGCCAAGGTGTTCGACAGCGGCGGCGGCACGTCCTCGTACCAGGAGATCGAGGACGCGGACCTGATCGTGCTGTGGGGCTCCAACGCCCGCGAGGCGCACCCGATCTTCTTCCAGCACGTGCTGAAAGCGGTGAACAAGGGCGCGAAGCTGTACGTGGTCGACCCCCGGCTGACCAGCACGGCGAAGTGGGCGCACAAGTGGCTGCGGCTCAACGTGGGCACGGACATCCCGCTGGCCAACGCGATCGCCCGGGAGATCATCCACTCGGGGCTGGCCAACAAGTCGTTCATCGAGCGCGGCACCGAGGGCTTCGAGGAGTTCGCCGCGTCGGTGGAGGAGTGGACGCTGCCGGTGGCGGAGCTGGAGACCGGCGTGCCGGCCGAGCTGATCCGCGAGCTGGCGCACGCCTACGCACGGGCCGACCGGGCCCAGATGTCGTGGACGCTCGGCATCACCGAGCATCACAACGGCACCGACAACGTGCTGTCGCTGATCAACCTGTCGCTGCTGGCCGGGCAGGTCGGCCGCTACGGGGCCGGCCTGAACCCGTTGCGCGGCCAGAACAACGTGCAGGGCGGCGGGGACATGGGCGCGATCCCGGACCGACTGCCCGGTTTCCAGGACATCGAGGACGCGGCCGTGCGGGCGTCCTTCGACGCCGCGTGGGGCTCGCAGCTCCAGCCCCGCAAGGGCTGGAACCTCACGCAGATGCTGGAGGCGATGGAACGCGGCGACATGACCACCGTGTACATCATCGGCGAGAATCCCGTGCAGTCCGAGGCCGACTGCGAGCACACGGTCAAGCGTCTGTCCAATTTGGACCACGTGGTGGTGCAGGACATCTTCCTCACCAAGACCGCGCAGCTGGCCCATGTCGTGCTGCCGGCATCGGCCGCCTGGTGCGAGACGGACGGCACTTTCACCAACAGCGAGCGCCGGGTGCAGCGGGTGCGCAAGGCGGTCGACGCGCCCGATGGCGCGCGAGACGATATCGAGCTGCTCTGCGAGCTGGCGCGGCGCCTGGGTCACGACTGGCACTACGACGGCGCGGAGCAGGTGTGGGACGAGATGCGGGCGCTTTCCCCGATGCACCGGGGAATGAGCTACGCGCGGCTGGCCGACCTCGGGGGCATCCAGTGGCCCTGCCCGGACGAGGACAGCCTCGAACCGTCGTTCCTGCACGCCCGGTTGTGGGAGACCGACCCGGTCAAGCGGGGTCGCCCGGCGCCGTTCTCGGTGCTGCGGCACAGCCCGCCGGTGGACGAGCTCAGCGCGGAGTTCCCGCTGCGGCTGACCACCGGGCGGCGGCTGGACTCCTACAACACCGGCGTGCAGTCGGGCGGGTTCGAGTCCCCGCTGCGGCGCGGCGAGACCCTGGACCTGTGTCCCCAGGACGCCCTGGACCTCGGCGTCGTGGCGGACGAGATGGTGCAGGTCTCGTCGCGGCGCGGAGCCATCGTCGCGCCGGTGCGGATCGACGAGGGTCTCAGCCCGGGGCTGGTGTTCATGACCTTCCACTTCCCGGACGAGATCAACACCAACGTGATCACCATCGAGGCCACCGACCCGGTCGCCGGCACCGCCGAGTACAAGGCGGCCGCGGTGCGTGTGGACAAGCTGGTGAACCACTGA
- a CDS encoding GlxA family transcriptional regulator, with protein sequence MRRVVFLVQPQVYLLDLAGPAEVFHTARDYGLPYELSYVADEPEVITAELLPVRTSTTWPTLSPNDIIIVPGRQCATLEDIAPSERALSMLRSHHRQGGMVVSVCAATEALGRAGLLDGRRCATHHQLQDELAARYPAAEVVRDVLYTVDGNLATSAGIASGIDLCLHLVATWHGPTMAGRIARALVVYARRNGTDEQVSALLRHRSHLSDLVHRLQDVIDERYTEPLRLAELSRKFGCSERTITRRFRDATGLTPLRYQQALRLERAEHLITSGTTVEGAARAVGFSDSRTLRALRAAARVAANA encoded by the coding sequence ATGCGCCGCGTGGTGTTCCTGGTTCAGCCGCAGGTGTACCTGCTCGACCTGGCAGGTCCCGCCGAGGTGTTCCACACCGCGCGTGACTACGGCCTGCCCTACGAACTGTCCTATGTGGCCGACGAGCCCGAGGTGATCACCGCCGAGCTGCTGCCGGTCCGGACCTCGACGACGTGGCCCACGTTGTCTCCCAACGACATCATCATCGTCCCGGGGCGACAGTGCGCGACCCTTGAGGACATCGCGCCGAGCGAGCGGGCGCTGTCCATGCTGCGCTCGCACCACCGCCAGGGCGGCATGGTGGTCAGCGTCTGCGCCGCCACCGAGGCGCTCGGCCGGGCCGGGCTGCTCGACGGGCGGCGCTGCGCGACCCATCACCAGCTCCAGGACGAGCTGGCCGCACGCTACCCGGCGGCCGAGGTCGTGCGGGACGTTCTGTACACAGTGGACGGAAATCTGGCCACGTCCGCCGGGATCGCCAGCGGTATCGACCTGTGCCTGCACCTGGTGGCCACCTGGCACGGGCCGACCATGGCCGGCCGGATCGCGCGGGCGCTGGTCGTGTACGCCCGCCGCAACGGCACCGACGAGCAGGTCAGCGCGCTGCTGCGGCACCGCAGCCACCTGTCCGACCTGGTCCACCGGTTGCAGGACGTGATCGACGAGCGCTACACCGAGCCGCTGCGGCTGGCTGAGCTCAGCCGCAAGTTCGGTTGCAGCGAGCGGACCATCACGCGGCGGTTCCGGGACGCCACCGGGCTCACGCCGCTGCGCTACCAGCAGGCGCTGCGGCTGGAGCGGGCCGAGCACCTGATCACCAGCGGGACGACCGTGGAGGGGGCGGCGCGGGCCGTCGGCTTCTCCGACTCCCGGACGCTGCGGGCCCTGCGAGCTGCGGCGCGGGTGGCAGCTAACGCCTGA
- a CDS encoding sensor histidine kinase, which produces MHMTVRGTLARQSLLVSALCVVVDVGYVFYADCFPATIVQVVALLAIIGVDLWLAGPARLSGYVAVAHGLVRILAVLAIAPSAGGNTAGIMIAGYRAGAWLRGWPARLSLVATTACVGLARLLANGLHNWPLIPLMMVEFGLLPWLVGRYTTTRRAYLAELELRAEQERRDANEAVAKAVGEERASIARDLHDVIAHHVSAINVHAGAARLIMAGDQGNPQLGKSVTAVESAARSAMVELRHLLDLLHGDSGASTRQPGLDNIDELFDGVRNAGLQAELKITGRRRDLPNSLDIALYRIAQEMLTNALRHGDGRSVAMRIDYGETSLMLSTTNPLPAQTRGSDGPHRGLAGIANRAGMFGGVADSGPQDGMWRTSVVFPL; this is translated from the coding sequence ATGCACATGACCGTGCGCGGCACGCTGGCGCGCCAGTCGTTGCTGGTCAGCGCCCTGTGCGTGGTCGTGGACGTGGGCTACGTGTTCTATGCCGACTGCTTTCCCGCCACCATCGTGCAGGTGGTGGCGTTGCTGGCCATCATCGGCGTCGACCTGTGGCTGGCCGGCCCGGCGCGGCTGTCGGGCTACGTCGCCGTCGCGCACGGGCTGGTCCGGATCCTGGCCGTGCTGGCGATCGCGCCGAGCGCCGGCGGCAACACCGCCGGCATCATGATCGCCGGCTACCGGGCCGGCGCCTGGCTGCGTGGCTGGCCGGCCCGGCTGAGCCTGGTCGCCACCACGGCGTGCGTCGGCCTGGCCCGGTTGCTGGCCAACGGCCTGCACAACTGGCCGCTCATCCCGCTGATGATGGTCGAGTTCGGGCTGCTGCCGTGGCTGGTCGGCCGCTACACCACGACCCGCCGCGCCTACCTGGCCGAGCTGGAGCTGCGGGCCGAGCAGGAACGCCGTGACGCCAATGAAGCCGTGGCCAAGGCGGTCGGCGAGGAGCGCGCGTCCATCGCCCGCGACCTGCACGACGTCATCGCGCACCACGTCAGCGCGATCAACGTGCACGCCGGCGCGGCGCGCCTGATCATGGCCGGCGACCAGGGCAATCCGCAGCTCGGCAAGTCCGTGACGGCGGTGGAGAGCGCCGCCCGCTCGGCCATGGTCGAGCTGCGGCACCTGCTGGACCTGCTGCACGGCGACAGCGGGGCCAGCACCCGCCAGCCCGGTCTTGACAACATCGACGAGCTGTTCGACGGGGTGCGCAACGCCGGTCTCCAGGCCGAGCTGAAGATCACCGGCCGGCGTCGTGACCTGCCGAATTCCCTGGACATCGCGCTGTACCGGATCGCGCAGGAGATGCTCACCAACGCGCTGCGGCACGGCGACGGAAGGTCCGTCGCCATGCGTATCGACTACGGCGAGACCTCGCTCATGCTGTCCACGACCAACCCGCTGCCGGCGCAGACCCGCGGGTCCGACGGCCCGCACCGGGGCCTGGCCGGCATCGCCAACCGGGCGGGCATGTTCGGCGGCGTTGCCGACAGCGGTCCCCAGGACGGTATGTGGCGCACGTCGGTGGTGTTCCCGCTGTGA
- a CDS encoding extracellular solute-binding protein gives MRRVRGFGVTVMALALLAAGCAATPAAPSGPTTTLTVWLMKESAPDNVISELDQQFHTLHPDVEVKLTTLEWPGRDARWQAGMAGATPPDVMEMGNSDVLAYASAGKLADLSKQDFENSDTWLTGLRDAGSYQGRLYGVPYYGGDRVVIYRKDLWQQAGLGDPPTTLAQLQADALKLMNANKATDFSALYFPGRYQYAALPFVLDAGGAIATQQDGKWAGALSSSKSRAGLHAWADFVAKVSRAPADKDETSDVDALGSGRAAMIIDQGVTAGAVAKKYPTLGEQLGVFPMPGATGPMPVFLGGSNLVVPTAGHHADLAAQWIRLLTGTQYEGLLGQSGLVPNSTGLSTFVSGITAVELTAAGKSWFTPLSTRWSAVDNANVIQDMLESIYNGRATVTEATTAADAKIGQLLNAPG, from the coding sequence ATGAGACGGGTGCGCGGCTTCGGTGTGACGGTCATGGCGCTGGCGCTGCTGGCCGCCGGGTGCGCCGCGACGCCGGCCGCGCCGTCCGGGCCGACCACCACGCTCACCGTGTGGTTGATGAAGGAAAGCGCGCCGGACAACGTCATCTCCGAGCTCGACCAGCAGTTCCACACGCTGCACCCGGACGTCGAGGTGAAGCTGACCACCCTGGAATGGCCGGGACGGGACGCGCGCTGGCAGGCCGGCATGGCCGGCGCGACGCCGCCGGACGTGATGGAGATGGGCAACAGCGACGTGCTGGCCTACGCCAGCGCCGGCAAGCTGGCCGATCTCAGCAAGCAGGACTTCGAGAACTCCGACACCTGGCTGACCGGCCTGCGCGACGCCGGCAGCTACCAGGGCCGGCTCTACGGCGTGCCCTACTACGGCGGCGACCGGGTCGTCATCTACCGCAAGGACCTCTGGCAGCAGGCCGGCCTCGGCGATCCGCCGACCACGCTGGCCCAGTTGCAGGCCGACGCGCTGAAGTTGATGAACGCCAACAAGGCCACCGATTTCTCGGCGCTGTACTTCCCCGGTCGCTATCAGTACGCCGCCCTGCCCTTCGTGCTCGACGCCGGCGGGGCCATCGCCACGCAGCAGGACGGGAAATGGGCCGGTGCCCTGTCGTCGTCCAAGTCTCGGGCCGGGTTGCACGCCTGGGCCGACTTCGTGGCGAAGGTCTCCCGCGCGCCGGCCGACAAGGACGAGACCAGCGACGTGGACGCGCTGGGCAGCGGCCGGGCCGCGATGATCATCGACCAGGGCGTGACGGCCGGCGCCGTGGCCAAGAAGTACCCCACCCTCGGCGAGCAGCTGGGCGTGTTCCCGATGCCCGGGGCCACCGGGCCGATGCCGGTGTTCCTCGGCGGCTCCAACCTGGTCGTGCCTACCGCCGGTCACCACGCCGATCTGGCCGCGCAGTGGATCCGGCTGCTGACCGGCACCCAGTACGAGGGACTGCTCGGCCAGAGCGGGCTGGTGCCGAACAGCACCGGCCTGTCCACTTTTGTCAGCGGCATCACCGCGGTGGAGCTGACCGCCGCCGGCAAGTCCTGGTTCACGCCGCTGTCCACGCGGTGGTCGGCGGTGGACAACGCGAACGTGATCCAGGACATGCTCGAGTCGATCTACAACGGCCGGGCCACCGTCACCGAGGCGACGACGGCGGCCGATGCCAAGATTGGGCAGTTACTCAACGCGCCGGGCTGA
- a CDS encoding DUF6886 family protein, whose product MRPEPGQVLHFSEDPTITVFEPHVAATAKQAEPYVWAVDHDRAPDYWFPRLCPRAMAWTEEYTTEDDRLRIIGDEQRIHAVEYGWLEAMRTVELYAYRLPADEFEPFRDYCHVSTRTVHPLGPAERVGNLFDLHASAGIQLRVLPNLWPFWDRVTVSSLGFSGIRLANGCPRGQAVPVFQSESGCIRST is encoded by the coding sequence ATGCGACCTGAACCTGGGCAGGTACTGCACTTCTCCGAGGATCCCACGATCACCGTCTTCGAGCCGCACGTCGCGGCGACGGCCAAGCAGGCCGAACCCTACGTCTGGGCCGTGGACCACGATCGCGCGCCGGACTACTGGTTCCCGCGGCTGTGCCCGCGGGCCATGGCCTGGACCGAGGAGTACACCACCGAGGACGACCGCCTGAGGATCATCGGCGATGAGCAGCGGATACACGCCGTCGAGTACGGCTGGCTGGAGGCCATGCGGACCGTCGAGCTGTATGCCTACCGGCTGCCGGCGGACGAGTTCGAGCCCTTCCGTGACTACTGTCACGTGTCGACGCGCACCGTCCACCCGCTCGGCCCGGCCGAGCGGGTCGGCAACCTGTTCGACCTGCACGCCTCGGCCGGCATCCAGCTCCGCGTGCTGCCGAACCTGTGGCCGTTCTGGGACCGGGTGACGGTCAGCTCGCTGGGCTTCAGCGGCATCAGGCTGGCCAACGGCTGCCCGCGTGGGCAAGCAGTCCCGGTTTTCCAGTCAGAAAGCGGATGCATCCGGTCGACATGA
- a CDS encoding complex I 51 kDa subunit family protein: protein MTDAKLMGRGGAAFPTGRKWAATAGQPVRPHYLVCNADESEPGTFKDRVLMEGDPFGVIEAMTVAAYATGCTRGYLYIRGEYPRAFSLLRNAIAVCRERGFLGPSVMGQPGFDFDIEIRRGAGAYICGEETAIFNSIEGFRGEPRSKPPFPVEKGLFGRPTVVNNVETLANVLLILTEGCEAFQQVGTAGSTGSKLFCVSGTVPKPGVYEVPFGATLRELLELAGGVDDLRAVLLGGAAGGFLRPDEIDLPLTMEDARTAGTTLGSGVVLVLDGTVDVGGFLLRIAEFFRDESCGQCVPCRIGTVRQEEALHRIVQRKGDAQDLVLLRDVGQVMRDSSICGLGQTAWNAIESAIDRLGVQL from the coding sequence GTGACCGACGCCAAGCTGATGGGTCGGGGCGGGGCGGCGTTCCCCACGGGCCGCAAGTGGGCCGCGACCGCCGGGCAGCCCGTGCGGCCGCATTACCTGGTGTGCAACGCCGACGAGAGCGAACCCGGCACGTTCAAGGACCGGGTGTTGATGGAGGGCGACCCGTTCGGCGTGATCGAGGCGATGACCGTCGCCGCCTACGCGACCGGGTGCACCCGTGGGTACTTGTACATCAGGGGTGAGTACCCACGGGCCTTCTCCTTGCTGCGCAACGCCATCGCCGTCTGCCGGGAGCGCGGCTTCCTGGGCCCGTCGGTCATGGGCCAGCCGGGCTTCGACTTCGACATCGAGATCCGCCGGGGCGCCGGGGCGTACATCTGCGGCGAGGAGACCGCGATCTTCAACTCCATCGAGGGCTTCCGCGGCGAGCCGCGCAGCAAGCCGCCGTTCCCGGTGGAGAAGGGCCTGTTCGGCCGGCCGACCGTGGTCAACAACGTGGAGACGCTGGCCAACGTGCTGCTCATCCTGACCGAGGGATGCGAGGCGTTCCAACAGGTTGGCACTGCTGGCTCCACCGGGTCCAAGCTCTTCTGCGTCTCCGGCACCGTGCCGAAGCCCGGGGTGTACGAGGTGCCGTTCGGCGCGACACTTCGTGAGCTCCTGGAGTTGGCCGGCGGTGTCGACGATCTTCGGGCCGTGCTGTTGGGCGGCGCGGCCGGCGGGTTCCTACGCCCCGACGAGATCGATCTGCCGCTGACCATGGAGGATGCCCGCACCGCCGGCACCACCCTCGGCTCCGGCGTCGTTCTTGTCCTGGACGGCACGGTTGATGTCGGCGGTTTCCTCTTGCGTATAGCCGAGTTCTTCCGTGACGAGTCGTGCGGGCAGTGTGTGCCGTGCCGGATCGGTACTGTCCGTCAGGAGGAAGCCTTGCACCGCATCGTGCAGCGCAAAGGTGATGCCCAGGATCTCGTGCTGCTACGGGATGTCGGTCAGGTCATGCGCGACTCGTCCATCTGCGGCCTGGGCCAGACCGCTTGGAACGCCATCGAATCCGCCATCGACCGTCTCGGGGTGCAGCTGTGA
- a CDS encoding winged helix-turn-helix transcriptional regulator → MTDSTTYSAENCSIARTLQIVGERWSLLILREAFYGNRRFEQFQRRIGIARNLLATRLATLVEHGILDRQSYQEPGQRSRHEYRLTAKGKELYPILVALLDWGDRHVADPEGPALLLQHRDCGAPVHAELRCDAGHGQLAPRDVTATPGPSARLLPSA, encoded by the coding sequence GTGACCGACAGCACCACGTACAGCGCCGAGAACTGCTCCATCGCCCGCACGCTCCAGATCGTGGGCGAGCGGTGGTCGCTGTTGATCCTGCGTGAGGCGTTCTACGGCAACCGCCGGTTCGAGCAGTTCCAGCGGCGCATCGGCATCGCCCGCAACCTGCTCGCCACCCGGCTGGCCACCCTGGTCGAGCACGGCATCCTCGACCGTCAGAGTTACCAGGAACCCGGGCAGCGGTCGCGGCACGAGTACCGGCTCACCGCCAAGGGCAAGGAGCTGTACCCCATCCTGGTCGCCCTGCTCGACTGGGGCGACCGCCACGTCGCCGACCCCGAGGGCCCCGCCCTGCTGCTCCAGCACCGCGACTGCGGCGCCCCCGTGCACGCCGAGCTCCGCTGCGACGCCGGCCACGGCCAGCTCGCCCCCCGCGACGTCACGGCGACCCCCGGCCCCAGCGCCCGCCTGCTCCCCTCGGCCTGA
- a CDS encoding response regulator produces MSVDVLLADDHAMFRSGMRAILDTQAEFRCVAEVGDGSAAVAETVRLRPDVAVLDVRMPKMDGLAATEAILAAPGNRTKIIVLTTYDHDEYVYRALRAGASGFLLKSLPPEELITAVRVAARGDALIDPSVTQRLITRFATAVAPPSEPPALAQLTPREREVLQLVAAADSNAEIAAKLHVGEETVKTHVSRILAKLGLRDRVHAVVYAHLNGLVRGQ; encoded by the coding sequence GTGAGTGTTGACGTGTTGCTGGCCGACGACCACGCGATGTTCCGCTCCGGCATGCGCGCGATCCTCGACACCCAGGCCGAGTTCCGCTGTGTGGCCGAGGTCGGCGACGGCAGTGCGGCGGTCGCCGAGACGGTGCGGCTGCGGCCGGACGTGGCCGTGCTCGACGTGCGGATGCCGAAGATGGACGGGCTGGCCGCGACCGAGGCGATCCTGGCCGCGCCGGGCAACCGCACCAAGATCATCGTGCTGACCACCTACGACCACGACGAGTACGTGTACCGGGCGCTGCGGGCCGGGGCCAGCGGTTTCCTGCTCAAGAGCCTGCCGCCGGAGGAGCTGATCACCGCGGTGCGGGTGGCCGCCCGTGGCGACGCGTTGATCGACCCGTCGGTGACGCAGCGGCTGATCACCCGCTTCGCCACGGCCGTCGCGCCGCCGTCGGAGCCGCCGGCGCTTGCCCAGCTCACGCCCCGTGAACGCGAGGTGTTGCAGCTGGTCGCGGCGGCCGACAGCAACGCCGAGATCGCGGCCAAGCTGCACGTCGGCGAGGAGACGGTGAAGACCCACGTGTCGCGGATCCTGGCCAAGCTGGGCCTGCGCGACCGCGTGCACGCCGTCGTCTACGCGCACCTGAACGGACTTGTGCGGGGCCAATAG
- a CDS encoding SGNH/GDSL hydrolase family protein translates to MRRPLLVALVAATTLTAGALPASGAAAQRLAAWAPSMTIGGPNFNDQTIRMVVHSSIAGTSPRITLSNLRSTTPLAVGAVDVAVQGSMATAVAGTHHTVTFARSKTPTIAAGAEAVSDPIPMTVGAGQNLLVSVFLPKATSSATWHSDAFDTTFLSRTGDHTRDDADGNYVAARTSWFYLSGLDVVPSTARSTVVAFGDSITDGYNTPTGAYQRWPDDLARRLAAAGTPRGVVDAGIGGNRVLTDVPNIWQGISALKRFQHDALTIAGVKTVILLEGINDLHAGVNTAGGPLTAQDLINGYQQLIAQAHKAGVRIIGGTIMPDNEPADREAMRQTVNDWVRTSGAFDGFVDFDHAMADPANPHSLNPPYNSGDGLHPNATGMQAMADAVNLTLIS, encoded by the coding sequence ATGAGAAGACCCTTGCTGGTGGCCCTGGTGGCCGCGACGACGCTGACCGCCGGCGCGCTCCCGGCGTCCGGCGCGGCCGCCCAGCGGCTGGCCGCCTGGGCCCCGAGCATGACCATCGGTGGCCCGAACTTCAACGACCAGACCATTCGCATGGTGGTGCACAGCAGCATCGCCGGCACCTCGCCGCGCATCACCCTGTCCAACCTGCGCAGCACCACGCCGTTGGCCGTCGGGGCCGTTGACGTGGCCGTGCAGGGCAGCATGGCCACCGCGGTGGCCGGCACCCACCACACCGTCACCTTCGCCCGGTCGAAGACGCCGACCATCGCCGCCGGCGCCGAGGCGGTCAGCGACCCGATCCCGATGACCGTCGGCGCCGGGCAGAACCTGCTGGTCAGTGTGTTCCTGCCGAAGGCGACCAGCTCGGCCACCTGGCACTCGGACGCCTTCGACACCACGTTCCTGTCCCGCACCGGCGACCACACGCGGGACGACGCCGACGGAAACTACGTCGCGGCAAGGACTTCCTGGTTCTATCTGTCCGGTTTGGACGTCGTGCCGAGCACGGCCCGCAGCACCGTGGTCGCGTTCGGCGACTCCATCACCGACGGCTACAACACGCCGACCGGCGCGTACCAGCGCTGGCCCGACGACCTGGCCCGCCGCCTGGCCGCCGCCGGAACTCCCCGCGGCGTCGTCGATGCCGGGATCGGCGGCAACCGCGTGCTGACCGACGTGCCCAACATCTGGCAGGGCATCAGTGCCCTCAAGCGTTTCCAGCACGACGCCCTCACCATCGCGGGCGTGAAGACCGTGATCCTGTTGGAGGGCATCAATGATCTACACGCCGGCGTGAACACCGCCGGCGGCCCGCTGACCGCTCAAGACCTGATCAACGGCTACCAGCAGCTCATTGCCCAGGCGCACAAGGCAGGCGTGCGGATCATCGGCGGCACCATCATGCCGGACAACGAACCGGCCGACCGCGAGGCCATGCGCCAGACCGTCAACGACTGGGTCCGCACCAGCGGCGCCTTCGACGGCTTCGTGGACTTCGACCACGCGATGGCCGACCCGGCCAATCCGCACAGCCTCAACCCGCCGTACAACTCCGGCGACGGCCTGCACCCCAACGCGACCGGCATGCAGGCCATGGCCGACGCCGTGAACCTGACGCTGATCAGCTAG